A single genomic interval of Geotrypetes seraphini chromosome 1, aGeoSer1.1, whole genome shotgun sequence harbors:
- the LSM6 gene encoding U6 snRNA-associated Sm-like protein LSm6 isoform X2 has product MSLRKQTPSDFLKQIIGRPVVVKLNSGVDYRGVLACLDGYMNIALEQTEEYVNGQLKNKYGDAFIRGNNVLYISTQKRRM; this is encoded by the exons ATGAGCCTAAGGAAGCAAACGCCGAGTGACTTCTTAAAGCAGATTATTGGAAGGCCGGTGGTAGTAAAGTTGAATTCCGGAGTGGATTATCGAG GTGTCCTGGCTTGTCTGGATGGCTACATGAACATAGCTCTGGAACAGACAGAAGAATATGTTAATGGACAGCTAAAAAACAAGTATGGAGATGCATTTATCAGAGGAAACAATG tcTTGTATATAAGCACACAGAAGAGGCGAATGTGA
- the LSM6 gene encoding U6 snRNA-associated Sm-like protein LSm6 isoform X1 translates to MSLRKQTPSDFLKQIIGRPVVVKLNSGVDYRGVLACLDGYMNIALEQTEEYVNGQLKNKYGDAFIRGNNGTFPVPLLFSHVTVELDCFGINY, encoded by the exons ATGAGCCTAAGGAAGCAAACGCCGAGTGACTTCTTAAAGCAGATTATTGGAAGGCCGGTGGTAGTAAAGTTGAATTCCGGAGTGGATTATCGAG GTGTCCTGGCTTGTCTGGATGGCTACATGAACATAGCTCTGGAACAGACAGAAGAATATGTTAATGGACAGCTAAAAAACAAGTATGGAGATGCATTTATCAGAGGAAACAATG GGACATTCcccgtgccccttctcttttCTCATGTTACAGTGGAGCTTGATTGTTTTGGTATAAAttactga